The Vicinamibacteria bacterium genome window below encodes:
- a CDS encoding sigma-70 family RNA polymerase sigma factor: MAARGELEGLARLARSGSTAAWGKIYEQMAPLVFRLCQRALLSVEDAEDATGEIFLKARLRLQQYDTTRPFAPWLYRIAANHCWDELRKKRRLAPIDDVDSTLAELEDQSPSPQEAVLARESRSRVREAVGGLDDRSRLAIVLRYFADMSYEEIAQVLDASSNFVGVLLLRARRTLRKMLESR; the protein is encoded by the coding sequence ATGGCCGCTCGCGGGGAGCTCGAAGGCCTGGCAAGGCTGGCGCGCTCGGGAAGTACCGCGGCGTGGGGAAAGATCTACGAGCAAATGGCGCCTCTGGTTTTCAGACTTTGTCAAAGAGCACTCTTGAGCGTGGAAGACGCCGAGGACGCCACCGGGGAGATATTCTTGAAGGCCCGCCTCCGTCTTCAACAGTACGATACGACTCGCCCCTTCGCTCCGTGGTTGTACCGCATCGCCGCCAATCATTGCTGGGACGAGCTGCGAAAAAAACGGCGCCTCGCCCCAATCGATGACGTCGACTCGACCCTCGCCGAGCTGGAGGATCAGAGCCCCTCGCCTCAGGAGGCGGTGCTCGCACGAGAGAGCCGATCCAGGGTCCGAGAAGCGGTTGGCGGGCTCGACGACCGCTCGAGGCTCGCGATCGTACTCCGTTACTTCGCCGACATGAGCTATGAAGAGATCGCTCAGGTCCTGGATGCCTCGTCCAACTTCGTCGGGGTCTTGTTGCTGCGGGCACGGCGAACGCTGAGAAAGATGCTGGAATCGCGTTGA
- a CDS encoding SgcJ/EcaC family oxidoreductase has translation MKHVINTRSLAVGCALLVFAGWLGAQGPDAEEAIDALAAKYVEGWKAGDAAMCASIYAEDADVIDFAGQTFEGRSAIEASIAQTLEGYPGTSLSIERTTFHLVSPDVVVSDGVWRVEGSVGENLPTEGFYTVVASRGSGEWLIVSGRTKVAPEPVSSE, from the coding sequence ATGAAACACGTAATCAACACCCGGAGTCTCGCGGTGGGTTGCGCCCTCCTGGTTTTCGCCGGTTGGCTCGGAGCCCAAGGCCCGGATGCCGAGGAGGCAATCGACGCGCTGGCGGCCAAGTACGTCGAAGGATGGAAGGCGGGCGACGCCGCGATGTGTGCCTCGATCTACGCCGAGGACGCCGATGTGATCGACTTCGCCGGACAGACCTTCGAGGGCCGTTCCGCGATCGAGGCGAGCATCGCTCAGACCCTCGAGGGCTATCCCGGCACCTCCCTATCGATCGAGCGAACGACTTTCCACCTCGTTTCGCCCGATGTAGTGGTGTCCGACGGCGTCTGGCGCGTCGAAGGCTCTGTCGGCGAGAACCTTCCCACGGAGGGCTTCTACACGGTCGTCGCGAGCCGCGGGAGCGGGGAGTGGCTCATCGTCTCCGGGAGAACCAAGGTCGCGCCCGAGCCCGTGTCCTCGGAATGA
- a CDS encoding polymer-forming cytoskeletal protein has translation MKSETELMRSALRGTNEWLPDSVRPGTNLSWLLAAAIALAALTISAIWGRLIPAEASGGDGSSLVTRLLIRSVLFRGWSEMLGSLVQVASILVVGFAVVASILWAWRKHRSSPVGLGIVLLAALLSPGPASGAVIQLHEDTYVLRADERIDNDLVVVAHRVTIDGVVAGDLIVVAEYVELAGRVEGDVLGFAGEIEIAGEVWGSVRVGCQALRIEGPVGRNVTAAGESLELLPKARVTGSFTGAGRRISIEAPVGRDFLAAAQTHDLNGSIGGSALLAGEELTIGPEAVIAGETRFHGGKEPMVSPEAELASPVAFERAEDEDGFTFRLPSVTAFIAFWAAAFLLGAVVLLAGPAVTEAVTTVHLPGHTKSLVVGVLSVVVTLTLGLVALVTIVGIPLSLVIFFLLVFGLYLGQAYVGAYIGREILGPTATMGEVLGRLALGLFLIHLVGMIPLLGSIVRTVVALMGFGALTLWAVDRLPRRTGSASGEVQSIP, from the coding sequence TTGAAATCGGAGACCGAATTGATGCGATCCGCGCTTCGCGGCACGAACGAATGGCTTCCCGATTCGGTCCGACCGGGGACGAATCTATCCTGGCTGCTGGCGGCCGCCATCGCCCTCGCGGCGCTGACCATCTCTGCGATCTGGGGCCGCCTGATTCCCGCGGAAGCCTCCGGCGGCGATGGCTCGAGCCTGGTGACGAGGCTCCTCATTCGCAGTGTTCTCTTCCGCGGGTGGTCGGAGATGCTCGGCTCCCTCGTGCAGGTGGCCTCGATTCTCGTCGTCGGGTTCGCCGTCGTTGCCAGCATCTTGTGGGCTTGGCGGAAACATCGATCGTCGCCCGTCGGACTGGGAATCGTCCTGCTCGCGGCACTTCTCTCGCCGGGTCCAGCGTCGGGTGCGGTCATCCAGTTGCACGAGGACACCTACGTTCTGCGCGCCGACGAGCGTATCGACAACGACCTCGTGGTTGTGGCACATCGCGTCACCATCGATGGCGTCGTGGCCGGTGATCTAATCGTCGTGGCCGAGTACGTGGAGCTCGCGGGACGGGTCGAAGGCGACGTTCTTGGATTCGCCGGAGAAATCGAGATCGCGGGCGAAGTCTGGGGAAGCGTACGAGTGGGCTGCCAGGCCTTACGGATCGAAGGACCCGTGGGGCGAAACGTGACCGCCGCCGGCGAGTCGTTGGAGCTGCTGCCGAAAGCGCGGGTCACCGGTAGCTTTACCGGCGCCGGGCGGAGGATCTCGATCGAGGCACCGGTTGGTCGTGATTTTCTCGCTGCGGCGCAGACTCACGACCTCAACGGAAGCATTGGTGGTTCGGCGCTGCTCGCGGGTGAGGAGCTGACAATCGGGCCCGAAGCGGTAATCGCCGGTGAGACGAGATTCCACGGCGGCAAGGAGCCCATGGTCTCGCCCGAGGCCGAGCTCGCCTCGCCGGTCGCCTTCGAGAGAGCGGAAGACGAGGATGGCTTCACCTTTCGTCTGCCGTCGGTCACGGCCTTCATCGCATTCTGGGCGGCGGCGTTCCTGCTCGGTGCGGTGGTCCTTCTCGCAGGCCCTGCCGTGACCGAAGCGGTGACGACCGTCCACCTTCCGGGCCACACCAAGAGCCTCGTCGTCGGTGTGCTGTCGGTCGTCGTGACACTCACGCTGGGTCTGGTGGCTTTGGTGACGATCGTGGGCATCCCGCTGTCCCTCGTTATCTTCTTCTTGTTGGTGTTCGGACTCTATCTCGGCCAAGCTTACGTCGGCGCCTATATCGGGCGCGAGATTCTGGGCCCGACGGCAACCATGGGCGAGGTGCTGGGAAGGCTCGCTCTCGGTCTGTTCCTGATTCACCTCGTGGGAATGATCCCTCTACTGGGATCGATCGTTCGAACGGTCGTGGCGCTCATGGGGTTCGGTGCCCTCACGCTCTGGGCAGTCGACCGTCTCCCCCGTCGCACGGGCTCCGCGAGCGGTGAAGTACAATCCATCCCGTGA